A section of the Equus caballus isolate H_3958 breed thoroughbred chromosome 21, TB-T2T, whole genome shotgun sequence genome encodes:
- the LOC111769618 gene encoding uncharacterized protein, translating to MVVVQLREPLPGCAAPSRIGESNLSRRSWRSGGAAAAADSARLGARGRQASAAPIGCGARGAAVLIIIFQPRRCRAPLTARRARGRGLGLPGQLARGSDRSPRLLGLPGCSGFWPPSPPPPAPSRAPSRPRRQRPRLLSRCSSALRSWGPRCPAGRVARGAHFSAAGGEWLVVLLGDGLLTMNQENLRSNFREKGKGSSLCTIGNRQFSSAPEFCVEPRLQPVSAMC from the exons ATGGTGGTTGTACA GCTGAGAGAGCCGCTGCCCGGCTGCGCCGCGCCCTCGCGGATCGGGGAGTCCAATTTAAGCCGGCGGAGTTGGCGGAGCGGAGGCGCTGCGGCGGCGGCGGACTCGGCGCGGCTCGG CGCGCGGGGACGTCAGGCGAGCGCCGCGCCCATTGGCTGCGGGGCGCGGGGCGCAGCTGTTCTGATTATCATATTTCAGCCTCGTCGCTGCCGAGCGCCACTGACCGCTCGGCGAGCCCGCGGGAGAGGATTAGGGCTCCCGGGGCAACTTGCTCGGGGCTCAGACCGCTCTCCCCGGCTGCTCGGGCTGCCCGGCTGCTCTGGCTTTtggcctccctctcctcctcctcctgccccctcccgcGCTCCTTCCCGGCCGCGCCGCCAGCGCCCTCGCCTCCTGTCGCGCTGCTCCTCCGCCCTGCGCTCCTGGGGTCCCCGCTGTCCGGCTGGCCGTGTTGCGCGCGGGGCTCACTTTTCTGCCGCCGGTGGCGAGTGGCTGGTGG TTCTTCTTGGTGACGGCTTATTGACGATGAATCAAGAGAATCTGCGCTCTAATTTCAGAGAAAAAGGGAAGGGATCTTCTTTATGTACCATTGG GAACAGGCAATTTTCATCTGCGCCGGAGTTCTGCGTGGAGCCCAGGTTGCAGCCAGTGAGTGCAATGTGCTGA
- the ISL1 gene encoding insulin gene enhancer protein ISL-1: protein MGDMGDPPKKKRLISLCVGCGNQIHDQYILRVSPDLEWHAACLKCAECNQYLDESCTCFVRDGKTYCKRDYIRLYGIKCAKCSIGFSKNDFVMRARSKVYHIECFRCVACSRQLIPGDEFALREDGLFCRADHDVVERASLGAGDPLSPLHPARPLQMAAEPISARQPALRPHVHKQPEKTTRVRTVLNEKQLHTLRTCYAANPRPDALMKEQLVEMTGLSPRVIRVWFQNKRCKDKKRSIMMKQLQQQQPNDKTNIQGMTGTPMVAASPERHDGGLQANPVEVQSYQPPWKVLSDFALQSDIDQPAFQQLVNFSEGGPGSNSTGSEVASMSSQLPDTPNSMVASPIEA, encoded by the exons ATGGGAGACATGGGAGATCCACCAAAAA aaaaacgTCTGATTTCCTTATGTGTTGGTTGCGGCAATCAGATTCACGATCAGTATATTCTGAGGGTTTCTCCGGATTTGGAATGGCATGCGGCATGTTTGAAATGTGCGGAGTGTAATCAGTATTTGGACGAGAGCTGTACGTGCTTTGTTAGAGATGGGAAAACCTACTGTAAAAGAGATTATATCAG GTTGTACGGGATCAAATGCGCCAAGTGCAGCATCGGCTTCAGCAAGAACGACTTCGTGATGCGCGCCCGCTCCAAGGTGTACCACATCGAGTGTTTCCGCTGCGTGGCCTGCAGTCGCCAGCTCATCCCAGGGGACGAGTTCGCACTGCGGGAGGACGGGCTCTTCTGCCGCGCCGACCACGACGTGGTGgagagggccagcctgggggccGGCGACCCGCTCAGCCCCCTGCACCCGGCGCGGCCGCTGCAAATGGCAG CCGAGCCCATCTCCGCCCGGCAGCCGGCCCTACGGCCCCACGTCCACAAGCAGCCCGAGAAGACCACCCGCGTGCGGACTGTGCTGAACGAGAAGCAGCTGCACACCTTGCGGACCTGCTACGCCGCAAACCCCCGGCCCGACGCACTCATGAAGGAGCAACTGGTGGAGATGACGGGCCTCAGCCCGCGCGTGATCCGGGTCTGGTTTCAGAACAAGCGGTGCAAGGACAAGAAGCGGAGCATCATGATGAAGcagctccagcagcagcagcccaaTGACAAAACT AATATCCAGGGGATGACAGGAACTCCTATGGTGGCTGCCAGTCCAGAGAGACACGACGGTGGCTTACAGGCAAACCCAGTGGAGGTGCAAAGTTACCAGCCGCCTTGGAAAGTCCTGAGTGACTTCGCCTTGCAGAGTGACATAGATCAGCCTGCTTTTCAGCAACTG GTCAATTTTTCAGAAGGAGGACCCGGCTCTAATTCCACTGGCAGTGAAGTGGCATCGATGTCCTCTCAGCTCCCAGATACACCTAACAGCATGGTAGCCAGTCCTATTGAGGCATGA